GAGCGGCAATGCCAGCCAGCCGACCCTGCATTTCGAAGTGCGCAAGGATGCGACCCCGGTCAACCCGATGGGTTTCCTGGAATAGGCGTCGCTTCGCGAGAGTTTTTCTTGAATAAGGTAGTGCGTTTCAGGAAAGTTGAGAAAGGCCCGGAGCAATCCGGGCCTTTCTTCATAAGGGGCTTTCGATTGGGCTGCAAAACCTAGCGTCCCAGATCGACCCGCAACCGCCCGGCCAGATCCTGGATATACTGCCAGGCGACTCGCCCGGAGCGCGCACCTCGCGTGGTGGCCCATTCCAGTGCCTCGGCGTGCAATTGCTCAGGCGGCAGCGGCAGCTTGAAATGTGCGGCATAGCCGTCAATCATCGCCAGGTAGTCGTCCTGGCTGCATTTATGAAAGCCGAGCCAAAGGCCGAACCGGTCGGAGAGCGAGACTTTTTCTTCGACAGCTTCCGACGGGTTGATGGCGGTCGATTGCTCATTTTCCATCATATGCCGGGGCAGGAGGTGGCGGCGGTTGGAGGTGGCGTAGAACAGCACATTGTCCGGACGGCCCTCGATACCGCCATCCAATGCCGCCTTCAGCGATTTATAGGCGGTATCGTCATGGTCGAAGGAAAGATCGTCGCAAAACAGCAGCACTCGCTCGTCGCTGTTTTTCAGCAGGTCCATCAGCGTAGGCAGGGAGGCGATGTCCTCGCGGTGTACTTCCACCAGTTTCAGCCGCACGCCTGTGGCCGTTACAATATCGGCATGCACCGCCTTGACCAGCGAGGATTTGCCCATGCCGCGCGCGCCCCAGAGCAGGACATTGTTGGCGGCAAAGCCGAGCGCGAACCGTTCGGTGTTTTCATGCAGGATGTCGCGCACCCTGTCGACACCCCTGATCAGGCCAAGTGCGACGCGGTTGGGCCTTGGCACCGGTTGCAGATGCTGGTTTGCCGGGTGCCAGACGAAGCAGTCGGCGCCGCTCCAATCGTTGAGCGCAGGGGCGGGACCGGCCAGCCGCTCCATGGCATCGGCGAGACGGGTCACTTCCCGCAACAGATCAGCCAGCATATCGGTCATGTTTTGCCTCCGTTCATGGGTGAAAAGTGGTTCAAGACCGCCTGTGATCGTTGCGCTACCATGGTCATACAGGGTTCGAAAGTGTATTGACCGGGGATTCGGTACGCAAAGCCGCTGTTTCTGTTGCATTCCCTTGGGGTATTCCTATATTCCGGCGGCAAAACAGGGGGGACAGGATCTTTGCTGCCCCGGTTCCGAAGGAGTTTCTCATGTTCATAACACAGGCATTCGCTCAGGATGCAGCACCTGCCGCTGGCGGGATGGGGTCCGGGTTTGAAATGCTGCTGCTTTTCGCACCCTTGATGGTGATCTGGTATTTCCTGCTGATCCGCCCGCAGCGCAACCAGCTCAAAAAGCGGGAAGCAACGCTGTCGGCTATTCGCCGTGGTGACCAGGTGGTGCTGGGTGGCGGCCTGATCGGCAAGGTGACCAAGGTCACTGATGACAAGGAACTGGAAGTCGAAATTGCTGATGGCGTCAAGGTTAAGGCACTTCGCAGCCTGATCGCCGAAGTGCGTGTCAAGGGCGAACCGGTCAAGGCCGAGATTGCCAAAGCCGACGGTTCCAAGACCGACGCTTGACCCAAGTTTGAACACCGGGCCGCCCAACAGGGCGGCCTGACTTTTTTCTGCTGTCTGCTGGAGAAAAGCCGCTTCCGTCGTCTGAAATGGCCGCTTTGTATGTTGAGCGCTGGTTTGCCCTGCGGTAAATTTTGCTCGGCGTATCAAGCCGCCATTTCCGTTTGACGATCCCGGTCTATTTGCCCCAGACCTTACCCTTCGAGATGTCGATGCTGCATTTCTCCCGCTGGAAAACCATTCTCCTCTGGCTTGCCGTCGTGGCGAGCGTCCTGATCGCGCTGCCCGACCTGTTCAGCAAGGATCAACTGGCCCGTCTTCCGTCTTGGTTCCCGAGCAAGCAGATGACGCTCGGCCTCGATTTGCAGGGCGGCTCGCATATCATGCTGAAGATCGAGCGCAACGATATCGTCAAGGAGCGGCTCGAAGCCGTGGTTGGCGATATCCGCAGCAGTCTTCGCGATGCGGGTGTTCGCTATACCGGGCTGAATGGCGTTGGCCAGGCGGTCCAGGTCCGCATTACCGATCCGGCTCAGCTTGATGCGGCGCGCAAGGCCTTGCAGACGCTGACTGCGCCTGTTAGCACCGGCGGTTTCGGGTCGAGCAGCGTCCAGGAAGCGACACTGGACGATAGCGGCGATGGGCTGTTGAAATTCAACCTCACTGATGCCGGTATCGATTACCGCATGTCTTCGGCACTCACACAGTCCATCGAAGTCGTGCGCCGCCGCGTCGATGAGCTTGGCAATACCGAGCCGTTGATCCAGCGTCAGGGCTCCGACCGGATCATCGTGCAGGTGCCGGGTCTGGATGATCCACAGCGTTTGAAGAATCTTCTGAACCAGACCGCGAAACTAAGCTTCCGCATGGTCGATACCAGCATGTCGGCCACCGAAGCGATCAGCGGCCGCCCACCTGCGACATCCGAAGTGCTCTACAGCCAGGATGAGGCTGCGGTGCCTTATCTGGTCGAAAAGCGGGTTTTGGTGTCCGGCGAGGATCTCGTCGATGCGCAGGCAAGCTTCAACCAGCAGAATAACGAACCCGTTGTCAGCTTCCGCTTCGATAGCCGAGGTGCGCAGCGTTTTGCCCAGGCGACCCAACAGAATGTCGGGCGGCCCTTTGCCATCGTGCTCGACAATCAGGTGATTTCCGCGCCTGTGATCCGTGAACCGATTGTCGGTGGCTCCGGCCAGATTTCCGGTAATTTCACGGTGCAGGGTGCCAATGACCTGGCCGTCCTGCTGCGCGCTGGCGCACTGCCGGCAACCCTGACCGTGGTCGAAGAGCGCACCGTCGGCCCAAGCCTTGGCGCCGATTCGATCCGGGCCGGGGTTTCTGCTGGCTTCATCGGCGCGGGGCTGGTCGTGGTGCTGATGATCGGGCTTTACGGCTTCTTCGGGGTGCTGGCCGTTCTGGCGCTGTTTGCCAATATTGTCATGATTATTGCGATCCTGACGCTGCTTGGATCGACGCTGACGCTGCCGGGTATCGCCGGTATTGTCTTGACCATCGGTATGGCTGTTGATTCCAACGTGCTGATCTACGAGCGTATCCGCGAGGAATATAAAAGCGGGCGTTCCCTGATCCAGTCGATCGATATCGGCTTCAACAAGGCCTTGGCGACGATTGTCGATGCCAATGTTACGACGCTGATTGCTGCTGGCGTGCTGTTCTTCCTTGGCTCCGGTCCTGTACGCGGCTTTTCGGTAACGCTGGCCATCGGTATCATCACCACCGTGTTTACCGCCTTTGGCTTGACCCGTTGGATGTTTACCGTCTGGGTCAACACGCGCCGTCCCAAGGCTCTTCCGAAGGGGGTTCGGACTGGAATTTTCGATGGCACGAACATCCCGTTCATGGGTGTCCGCCGTTACACGTTCCTGCTGTCAGCGGCCTTGTCTATAGCCGCTCTCGTTGGTTTCGGCACGGTTGGTATGAAACTCGGCATCGATTTTACCGGCGGTTCGATCATCGAGTTGAAGGCGCGTCAGGGCAATGCTGATCCTGCTGCGATTCGTGAACAGTTGAGCAGTCTCAACCTCGGCGATGTCCAAGTCCAGGGTTTTGGCGATCCGAGCAGCGTGCTGGTCCGCTTGCAGGCCCAGGATGAGGGTGAAAACGGCGAACAATCGGCTGTGGCCAAGGTGCGGGGCGCATTGGAACAGGCCTATGAGTTCCGCCGTACCGAAGTCGTCGGCCCGTCCGTGTCGGGTGAGTTGACGAAATCGGCGACCATTGGCGTGTTGATTTCGCTGATGGCGATCCTGGTCTATATCTGGATCCGGTTTGAGTGGCAGTTTGCGGCAGGCGCGATCATCGCAACCCTGCATGACGTCATCCTGACGCTTGGCCTCTACGTGGTCACTGGGGTGGAATTCGACCTCAGCAGTATTGCGGCCATCCTGACGATTGTCGGCTATTCGCTGAACGATACCGTGGTCGTCTATGACCGGATGCGCGAGAACCTGCGCCGGTACAAGAAAATGCCGCTGGATGTGTTGATCGATACCTCGATCAACCAGACCCTGTCGCGGACCATCCTGACATCGGTCACCACGCTTCTGGCCCTTCTGGCATTGTTCCTGTTCGGTGGCGAAGTTATCCGCTCCTTCACCTTTGCCATGCTGTTCGGGGTTCTTGTCGGTACATTCTCCTCTATCTATATGGCGGCACCGGTGCTGATCGCCTTCCGTCTGCGCCCCGAGGGCCAGGGCGAGCCGGATAAGGCTGAAAAAGCGAAGCCGGAAAAGAACGGCGCAGCGGGCAAGGCGGGAGCATAGGCATTGGCAAAGGGCATTATCATCCGCGAGGCGCATTTTCCGGGCCGGTCCCCCATTGATGCCTATGGCAATGGCGGGTTCCGGTTCGCGGATATGTCGCATCGCGGCTCCCTTTTGCTTTTACCCTCAGGCATTTATGGCTGGGATATGCGCGAAGGCGACGACCTGACGGTCGCCGCCCTCCAGCGCCTGCTGGACGAGGCGGATAAGGTCGAGTTCCTGTTGCTCGGCACGGGCGCTGAACTGCGCCGTATCCCCAGTGACGTTAAAGCCGCTCTGACCGCCGCTGGCATCGGTTCTGACCCGATGAGCACCGGAGCTGCGGTGCGGACCTATAATGTGATGCTGGCGGAAGAACGGCCCGTCGCCGCCGCATTGATTGCAGTCTGATCCCATGGCGGAAAGTGCAAAACCATCGCCATTGGTCCCGGATGTCTGCCTGGCAATGCTGCGGGAGATCGACCGTGACCGGTATTTGGCCTGCCTTCTCTCCCCGCCGGAAAAACAGCCTGCCTTGGCAGCACTCTATGCCTTCAATGCCGAGCTTGCCCGGGTGCGTGATTTGGTGCGGGAGCCCTTGCCAGGCGAAATCCGGCTGCAATATTGGCGCGACCTGCTTTCGGGCAAGGGGCATGGCGACACCACGGCCAATCCGCTGGCGGCAGGGCTTTTGGCAGCGGTGGAATCCTATCGTTTACCGGTTCAGCCTTTGCTCGACATGATCGATGCGCGGATTGCCGATCTTTATGATGATCCGATCGGGCCAAGATCGGCGCTGGAAGGCTATGCGGGAGAGACCGCCTCGGCGCTGATCCAGTTGGCGAGCCTGGTGCTGAATACCGAGGCCGCACTGACTTGCGCAACCATTGCAGGCCATGCCGGGGTTGCTCAGGCCATTGCCGGCCTGCTGGCGCTGATGCCGCAGCATCGGGCGCGGGGACAACTCTACATTCCCGACGAAATTCTGACCGCGACTGGCCTTGACCGCGAGGCCTTCCTGTCGGGCAAGGACGAGATGAGAATCGATGGTGCCATCGAAGCCTTCGCCGGTCTGGGGCTTGATCATCTTGCCAAGGCGCGCGCAGGCGGCAAGCTTCCTGCGTCTCTGGTTCCTGCCTATCTGCCCGTAGCGCTCGCCGGTCCTATTCTGCGGGATGCTCGCCGGCGCGGCGCCGATATTCTGCAAACACCGATCCGCCGAGCCCAGTGGCGCCGCCAGATGACACTGCTGCGCGCCAGCATGACGGGTCGATTTTAGGGCGGTCAGGTTCCTCCTGAACCAGCCCCTCGGGAAAACCCGGATTCCACTTTTCCTGGCAAACGACGCACAGGTTTGCACTCCGGCTCCAAACTCACGCAAGGCTCATCCGTTAAATCTTGCCAACTGCAAAATCCGCAAGTTGGAATCGTATCAAAGGATTATGCAGCAGATATAAAGTGTTGCCGCAATTGCGCGATCCTCGATCGGCAGTGCTGCTCTCGCATCATCCGGAGGTTGCCAGTGGGCGTTGGGATCGGTATTTTTGTGTTTTTGGGCATTATCGCCTTCGCGTGGTACGTTTCGCGCATGGCGGAGCGCAATGACGGCGAAACCCTAAGCGATGTCGGACTTGCCATCCTGGAATTCGGCCGGGCCTTTCCTGGCGAAGCCATCCGCAGCCTGCATGCCACAGCCGATGGCAAGGCAGTTTTCGTCAGGCTTCATGACAACCGCGCGGGTTTCATGCGCAATCTTCGCAATCATTATGCCTGCCATCTGATCGAGCCGGGGCATGTGCAGGTCCGACCACTGGAGAGCGTTCACGGTTTTCACGTCACGTTTCTCGATGCCGCCCAGCATAACGGCGACTATATTTTCGCCAAACCCGCCGAGGCAGCAGAAGTGTCGCTATGGCTGCTCGGCAACTATATCGCGCCGAACGATTTGGAACCGGCGGAAGACAGGTTTGACAAGACGTCCTTGTGAGTAGGATGGTCCATCAGGTCCATTGAGATTGTCGAGCCTTGGAATTACAGGCCCGCCTCTTCCAGTTGCTCAACCGGCTGTGGGATGCGCGGCGGCAGGCCCAACCATTCCCGGCAATGGGCCAAGGCGCGGATGGCGATCAACTGACGCTTCATGACAGTCTTGTCCTTGCCCCGGAATCGCTTCACGCCCTCGGGCTTGACGATGGAGCCCGGCTCCAGATCCGGAAACAGGCCGAAATTGATGTTCATCGGCTGGAAGGACTTTTTGCCGGGCTCGTCGTCGGACACGATATGGCCACCGGTAATATGGTTGAGCAGCGCACCAAGCGCCGTTGTTGCAGGCGGCGGGCTAAAGGCTTCGCCCTTGCGCTCGGCAGCAGCAAAGCGACCGGCCAGAAGGCCGATGGAGGCGCTCTCGACATAGCCTTCGCAGCCGGTGATCTGCCCGGCAAAGCGCAGGCCGGGTCTGCTCTTTAGCGACAGGGACTGATCCAGCAGCACTGGTGAATGGATATAGGTATTGCGGTGCAGGCCACCCAGCCGGGCGAATTCGGCGTTTTCCAGACCGGGGATCATCCGGAAAATCTCGGCTTGGGCACCGTAGCGCAGCTTGGTCTGGAAGCCGACCATATTATAGAGCGTACCCAGCGCATTATCCTGGCGCAGCTGCACGACAGCATAGGCTTTCACGGTCGGATTATGGGAATTTGTCAGCCCCATCGGCTTCATCGGCCCGTGGCGCAGGGTTTCACGCCCGCGTTCCGCCATGACTTCGATGGGCAGGCAGCCGTCGAAATAGGGCGTGCCTTCCCATTCCTTGAAGCCGACCGCGTCACCGGCAATCAATGCATCGACAAATGCGTTATACTGGGCCTCGTCCAGCGGGCAGTTGATGTAATCCTTGCCCGTGCCACCTGGCCCCACCTTGTCATAGCGCGATTGATACCAGCAGATATCCATATTGATGCTGTCGCGGTGGACGATGGGGGCGATGGCGTCGAAAAAGGCCAGCGCGTCCTCGCCGGTTTCCGAGCGGATGGCCTCGGCCAGCGCCGGTGATGTCAGCGGACCGCTGGCGATAATGCTAAGATCCCAATCGCGTGGCGGCAGGCCGGTGATTTCCTCGCGCACCACGGTTACCAGCGGGTGGGCTTGCAGCGCCTGCGTCACAGCTTCGGCAAAGGCATCTCTGTCAACGGCAAGCGCGCCGCCCGCCGGTACCTGATGACGGTCGGCGCAGGCCATGATCAACGAGCCGGCCAGCCGCATTTCCGCATGGATAACCCCGACCGCATTGGCGGTGGCATCGTCGGAGCGGAAGGAATTGGAGCAGACAAGCTCGGCCAGGCTATCGGTCTTATGGGCGTCGGTACCGCGAAGGCCGCGCATCTCATGAAGAATGACCGGCACGCCCGCCTCAGCGATCTGCCATGCGGCTTCGGAGCCAGCCAGCCCGCCGCCAATGATGTGAATAGGGGAATAGGAGTTGTTGTCTGTCATGGCGGCTGCTTATCACGCCTTGCCGCCGCTTCCAATCTTGAACAGAGCAAATTGCACTTTGGAGATGCAAGCTTGGTTTGGAGATCCAGAAATAGAAAACGGCGCCAAAAGCGCCGTTCGAACATTCAATTCAAGTTTTAAAACCGGATCCGATTAACGGAACGAACGGTTGGCAATGTGACGGATGTCGTAACGGGTGATGCCGATGTCGGACAGGGTCTGGTTGGACAGGCCGCCCAGCTCGGACAGAGTGCGGCGATAGCTAATCCAGTTTTTTGCAATGCGGATCGGGTTCATGACGTTTCCTCGAGATCTTGTCTGCTGATCCGGCGGTCTCTCCCGCCTCAGCTGTTGACATGCTTATACATCGGGGAAGGTCTTTGTGGCAGTGCAATAAATGGGCGACTGCTATGCGTTTGTGCAGATTCATGGCTATTAATTGTGCTTCGGCTAAGATTTGAGCGTGATCCTGGGGCGCTCAAAGCAGGCCTTTTCCGAGTGAAATTCTCACCGGTGCGAGGGTTTGGAATCGCCGACCTTCAGACACAAGACGGTCCCATAATGGCTTTGTTTAACAAGAATCCAGCGGAGATTTTCTTTTGCGCAACATTCTCTGCTTTGTGGTCAGCAAAAGGCGGCATAATTCGTCAAAACGCCTTCATCACGTCTATCTCCGTTGCGGATTTATAGCGTAAGCTTGCTGCAAGCTCTGGCTTTGATGGTCCGTGCCATATCTTTGTGCGGAGTATGACCTTGCTGCGGTATTTGCGCGTTCTTGCCTTTCTATCGATCTGCATGGCGCTTGCCGGGTGCATGGCCGGGCTGTTTCAATCAGATCAGAAGAAGTTCTATTATGATATTCGCGCGGTCACCGTGCTGGCGGGTCCGAAAGTGCCGTTGGCTCTGGTTCAGGGGGTGGAGCGGCGTTTGTCGGCTGCCGTCGCTGCCACGGTGCGCAGCGAGGTTCTGCCACGGGTGATTCTGACGGTCAGGGTCGAGGCGATGGCGAGTGGGCTTGGGCTGGACAAGCAGCATAACGAGGCCGAGGTCAAAGTCGGCGCTGCCTCGGTTGAAACCGGTGATGTGGTCGCTCAGGGCGCGTTCAAGGTGCTGACCATTACCAATGACCAGATGCTCGGCCCTGAAAGCCTTGCGGAAGAAATTTCGGCCCGGATACGCTCACTGTTTTCCCTGACCGCGCCAAAGCTATAGCGTGTGCTGGCTCATGGCTTGCAGATTGACTTCAAGCTTCATTCTGCTAACCCTAAAGGTGGATGGTTTTCGGCCTGAAGAGATTGAGGCTGGAAAGCAAAAGGGAATGCGAAGGCGTGGACCCAGACAGGGCATGCCAAACGCAGCCGACCCCGCGACTGTAGAACAGCGAGGGTTTTCCATCCGGTTTTGACGATCCTTGCATGGCGGGCCGCGTGGTGTGGCCGGTGCGGTGAGCGGATAAGCCGGAAAAGCCACTGGAGTGGCAAAGCGATCTGCCGGGGTTGGACGCCTCTTTATCTACGAATCGTCCGCCTTTTCGCTTTGCCATGACCTCCGGGAAGGTGAGGAAAATCTGCGAACGGGTGCCGTTATGGTGCCGGTTTGACGCTGTGAGCCAGGAGACCTGCCGTCCGTGACGGGCTTAACGCCCAATTGGGGGAGAGATCCCCGACGCCAGCACGGAGGTTGTCGTGGCGCAACAGATTGATCGCGGGCCTTCCAGGCTCCGCTCCACGGTCTTTTGGCCGTTTTGCAGTATGACGCCTGCGCCTAAAGGAGGCAGGTCATGATGACGCTCGTGTCATCACGCAGCATAGGTGCCGCCTTAGCTCTGCTTGTGCTGGCGGCGCTGGTTTTTGCGCTGCTGCCGTTTTCCCGTCATACGCCTTCTGGCCCTTCCGAGCGGCCTGCGGAGCAGCAATTGCGCGCACCGTCCGGTTCCAATTCCACCTTTGGCGGGGCGCTATCGCAGCCAAGGCCGGATGTGCGGTCTTCTGCGCCATCCGCTGCCGATGCAGCCCCATCCGCATGGCCGGGCTTTGTGCCGCGCTCCAGCGGGCTCTACACGCCGCCTGCCGGTGGAAACTGACGCCATGGCTGAGACAGTTTCGAAACGTGTCTTCGTTCTCGGAGGCGCGCGGTCCGGCAAGTCGCATTTTGCCGAACAGCTTTGTGCCGAGACCGGCCTAGAGCGTCATTACCTCGCGACCGGACGGGCCTGGGACGAGGAAATGCGCGCCCGAATCGACCAGCATCAGCAGGATCGCGGCGGCCTTTGGGTGACGCACGAGGAGCCGCTCGCGCTGGTGGACAGGCTTAAGCTTATCGATGCGCCGGGCCGGGTCATCTTGGTCGATTGCCTGACGCTCTGGGTGACCAATCTGATGATGGAAGAGGGGCGCGACATCGCCGCTGAGGCGCAAGCCCTTGCGGATCTGCTGCCCCGGCTTTCCGCCTCCATCATGCTTGTTTCCAATGAAGTCGGCCTTGGCATCGTGCCGGAAAACCGCATGGCGCGCCATTTCCGCGACCATGCCGGGCGGCTTCATCAATTGATCGCGGCAAGCGCTGACGAGGTTTATTTCGTCGCGGCTGGCCTGCCCCTGAAAATGAAAGGCTGAACAATGTTGCAAAAGAAAATTCCCGTCACGGTTATCACCGGATTTCTCGGCGCGGGCAAGACGACGATCATCCGCAATATGCTGATGAATGCCGGTGGCAAGAAAATCGCGTTGATCATTAACGAATTCGGCGATCTAGGGGTCGATGGCGAGGTGCTGAAAGGCTGCGGCGCCGAGACCTGCACCGAGGACGACATTATCGAACTGACCAATGGCTGTATCTGCTGCACTGTTGCCGATGATTTCGTGCCGACCATGCAAAAGCTGCTGGCACGGGATGTGTTGCCCGACCATATCGTCATCGAGACCTCCGGCCTTGCTTTGCCGCAGCCGCTGGTGGCTGCCTTCAACTGGCCTGACATCCGCACTCGTGTGACCGTTGATGGTGTTGTGACGGTGGTCGATAGCGCTGCTGTCGCCGCTGGCCGGTTTGCTGACGACCATGACCGGATCGATGCCCAGCGCGCAGCTGATGACAGTCTTGATCACGAAAGCCCGATCGAGGAGCTGTTCGAGGACCAGTTGACCTGCGCCGATCTGATCGTGCTCAACAAGACCGATCTGCTAGATGCCGATGGTCTTGCCAAAGTGCGAACCGACGTGACCACCCGGATGAGCCGCAAACCGACATTGATCGAGGCGAAGAATGGCGATGTACCTGTCATGGTGCTGCTTGGTATCGGTGCGGGTTCGGAAGCCGATATCGACAATCGCAAGTCCCATCACGAACTGGAGCATGAGGCGCTGCATGCGAGCGGTGAGGACCATGACCATCATCACGACCACGACGAATTCGACAGTTTTGTTGTCGATCTGCCGCAGGTGCGCGAGCTGGACCGTTTTGTCGATGGCTTGAAGACCGTGATCGAAGCGCATGACGTGCTGCGGCTGAAAGGCTTCGTCGATGTGCCGGGCAAGCCGATGCGGCTGGTGGTGCAGGCGGTCGGCAGCCGCATTGACCAATATTATGACCGGCCCTGGGCCTCTGGCGAGCAGCGGGCGACGCGGCTGGTGGTAATCGGCCTGCATGATCTGGACCAATTGGCGATTGCCGATGCCATCCGGGCGGCGGCATAAGCCATGCATCTTCTGCTTGCCCAGCAAGGCTCGATCAGCGACGGGGATGACGCGATAGACCTTGGCCAGACGCCGGGGGATATCCTGTTTCTGTCCGCCGCTGATACCGAGCTATCCGCCATTGCGGTGGCGCTGGCGCGGCAATCCGAGACCGCAACATGGCGGCTGGCCAGCCTGATGGCGCTGAAACATCCGATGTCGGTCGATACCTATATCGAGCGTACCGCCCGCCATGCAAAACTGATCGTTGTCAGGGCGCTGGGTGGGGCCAGCTATTTTCATTATGCGCTGGAAGCGCTGCACGCCTGCGCCCGCCGCCATGGGATAAAAATTGCCGTCCTGCCCGGCGACGACAAGCCGGATGCCGGGCTGGAGGCTTTTTCAAACCTGGATGCCTCGGATCTATCGGCGCTTTGGGCCTATCTGATTGAGGGCGGCGATAGCAATGCCAGCCATTTCGTGTCCTATGCGCAGGCGCTGCTGACCAATGCACCAAAACCGCAAGAGGCTTTGCCGTTGCTGAAAGCCGGGCTGTGGTGGCCGGGGCGAGGGGTGATCGACGTTCCGGCGTGGCAGATGCTTGCAGGCGAGGGGCCGATTGCCGCCCTCTGTTTTTACCGCGCCCTCGTCCAGAGCGGCGAGAC
This region of Agrobacterium vitis genomic DNA includes:
- a CDS encoding ATP-binding protein: MTDMLADLLREVTRLADAMERLAGPAPALNDWSGADCFVWHPANQHLQPVPRPNRVALGLIRGVDRVRDILHENTERFALGFAANNVLLWGARGMGKSSLVKAVHADIVTATGVRLKLVEVHREDIASLPTLMDLLKNSDERVLLFCDDLSFDHDDTAYKSLKAALDGGIEGRPDNVLFYATSNRRHLLPRHMMENEQSTAINPSEAVEEKVSLSDRFGLWLGFHKCSQDDYLAMIDGYAAHFKLPLPPEQLHAEALEWATTRGARSGRVAWQYIQDLAGRLRVDLGR
- the yajC gene encoding preprotein translocase subunit YajC; the protein is MFITQAFAQDAAPAAGGMGSGFEMLLLFAPLMVIWYFLLIRPQRNQLKKREATLSAIRRGDQVVLGGGLIGKVTKVTDDKELEVEIADGVKVKALRSLIAEVRVKGEPVKAEIAKADGSKTDA
- the secDF gene encoding protein translocase subunit SecDF, with translation MLHFSRWKTILLWLAVVASVLIALPDLFSKDQLARLPSWFPSKQMTLGLDLQGGSHIMLKIERNDIVKERLEAVVGDIRSSLRDAGVRYTGLNGVGQAVQVRITDPAQLDAARKALQTLTAPVSTGGFGSSSVQEATLDDSGDGLLKFNLTDAGIDYRMSSALTQSIEVVRRRVDELGNTEPLIQRQGSDRIIVQVPGLDDPQRLKNLLNQTAKLSFRMVDTSMSATEAISGRPPATSEVLYSQDEAAVPYLVEKRVLVSGEDLVDAQASFNQQNNEPVVSFRFDSRGAQRFAQATQQNVGRPFAIVLDNQVISAPVIREPIVGGSGQISGNFTVQGANDLAVLLRAGALPATLTVVEERTVGPSLGADSIRAGVSAGFIGAGLVVVLMIGLYGFFGVLAVLALFANIVMIIAILTLLGSTLTLPGIAGIVLTIGMAVDSNVLIYERIREEYKSGRSLIQSIDIGFNKALATIVDANVTTLIAAGVLFFLGSGPVRGFSVTLAIGIITTVFTAFGLTRWMFTVWVNTRRPKALPKGVRTGIFDGTNIPFMGVRRYTFLLSAALSIAALVGFGTVGMKLGIDFTGGSIIELKARQGNADPAAIREQLSSLNLGDVQVQGFGDPSSVLVRLQAQDEGENGEQSAVAKVRGALEQAYEFRRTEVVGPSVSGELTKSATIGVLISLMAILVYIWIRFEWQFAAGAIIATLHDVILTLGLYVVTGVEFDLSSIAAILTIVGYSLNDTVVVYDRMRENLRRYKKMPLDVLIDTSINQTLSRTILTSVTTLLALLALFLFGGEVIRSFTFAMLFGVLVGTFSSIYMAAPVLIAFRLRPEGQGEPDKAEKAKPEKNGAAGKAGA
- a CDS encoding Mth938-like domain-containing protein, which produces MAKGIIIREAHFPGRSPIDAYGNGGFRFADMSHRGSLLLLPSGIYGWDMREGDDLTVAALQRLLDEADKVEFLLLGTGAELRRIPSDVKAALTAAGIGSDPMSTGAAVRTYNVMLAEERPVAAALIAV
- a CDS encoding phytoene/squalene synthase family protein — translated: MAESAKPSPLVPDVCLAMLREIDRDRYLACLLSPPEKQPALAALYAFNAELARVRDLVREPLPGEIRLQYWRDLLSGKGHGDTTANPLAAGLLAAVESYRLPVQPLLDMIDARIADLYDDPIGPRSALEGYAGETASALIQLASLVLNTEAALTCATIAGHAGVAQAIAGLLALMPQHRARGQLYIPDEILTATGLDREAFLSGKDEMRIDGAIEAFAGLGLDHLAKARAGGKLPASLVPAYLPVALAGPILRDARRRGADILQTPIRRAQWRRQMTLLRASMTGRF
- the trmFO gene encoding methylenetetrahydrofolate--tRNA-(uracil(54)-C(5))-methyltransferase (FADH(2)-oxidizing) TrmFO — translated: MTDNNSYSPIHIIGGGLAGSEAAWQIAEAGVPVILHEMRGLRGTDAHKTDSLAELVCSNSFRSDDATANAVGVIHAEMRLAGSLIMACADRHQVPAGGALAVDRDAFAEAVTQALQAHPLVTVVREEITGLPPRDWDLSIIASGPLTSPALAEAIRSETGEDALAFFDAIAPIVHRDSINMDICWYQSRYDKVGPGGTGKDYINCPLDEAQYNAFVDALIAGDAVGFKEWEGTPYFDGCLPIEVMAERGRETLRHGPMKPMGLTNSHNPTVKAYAVVQLRQDNALGTLYNMVGFQTKLRYGAQAEIFRMIPGLENAEFARLGGLHRNTYIHSPVLLDQSLSLKSRPGLRFAGQITGCEGYVESASIGLLAGRFAAAERKGEAFSPPPATTALGALLNHITGGHIVSDDEPGKKSFQPMNINFGLFPDLEPGSIVKPEGVKRFRGKDKTVMKRQLIAIRALAHCREWLGLPPRIPQPVEQLEEAGL
- a CDS encoding DUF1127 domain-containing protein; translation: MNPIRIAKNWISYRRTLSELGGLSNQTLSDIGITRYDIRHIANRSFR
- the cobU gene encoding bifunctional adenosylcobinamide kinase/adenosylcobinamide-phosphate guanylyltransferase, whose protein sequence is MAETVSKRVFVLGGARSGKSHFAEQLCAETGLERHYLATGRAWDEEMRARIDQHQQDRGGLWVTHEEPLALVDRLKLIDAPGRVILVDCLTLWVTNLMMEEGRDIAAEAQALADLLPRLSASIMLVSNEVGLGIVPENRMARHFRDHAGRLHQLIAASADEVYFVAAGLPLKMKG
- the cobW gene encoding cobalamin biosynthesis protein CobW; this translates as MLQKKIPVTVITGFLGAGKTTIIRNMLMNAGGKKIALIINEFGDLGVDGEVLKGCGAETCTEDDIIELTNGCICCTVADDFVPTMQKLLARDVLPDHIVIETSGLALPQPLVAAFNWPDIRTRVTVDGVVTVVDSAAVAAGRFADDHDRIDAQRAADDSLDHESPIEELFEDQLTCADLIVLNKTDLLDADGLAKVRTDVTTRMSRKPTLIEAKNGDVPVMVLLGIGAGSEADIDNRKSHHELEHEALHASGEDHDHHHDHDEFDSFVVDLPQVRELDRFVDGLKTVIEAHDVLRLKGFVDVPGKPMRLVVQAVGSRIDQYYDRPWASGEQRATRLVVIGLHDLDQLAIADAIRAAA